Genomic window (Leptospira kanakyensis):
TCCTTATTTCAGTGTTCTTCATCCGAAGAACGAATCATTCAAAACAAACAGGTTTTATTTGAGAACTGTATGGAAACTTTTCAAGATGAGTCGAAGTGTAATCAACTCCTTACTAAGTCAGAAAATGATTTAAAAACGGAGGAAGATAAAAGAAAAGCACAACGAGAGGCTCTGACTGAAGAAGGTTACAATGGTTTAAAGATTAGAGAAGTTATGTTAGAGAGACTTCAGAAACAAACTCGAATTTTTGTAAAAGAATATTTGGGTGAGCCAGATAGAATCATTTATAGTGGTGATGGAGATGTGTTAGTTTACACTCGTCCCATTTCTATTTATGAACCTGGTGCGGAACCTGACGAGGAAATTTATATTTTCTTCAAACGAAACTTAGTGCGAACCGTAAACGTAGTGAAGCCTGCGAGTGTTAGAGCTCAAGGATTTAGCTGGGGAAAATGGTTAAAAGGATCAAAGAAGAACCAAAACGAACAAAAAGGTTCAGATCAGTTGGAAGAGAAATAAAAAAATAGAGTGGGGGCTCCCACTCTATTTATATTTAAAATGGTTTTCAGTGACTACTTAGTAATAAGTAGGTGCTGAAAAAACTACTTTTGATGTAGCATCGGCAGTTGAAGTAAACGTCAACGGGTCTTTGAAAGCATCAACAGCTGCTGAAGCAGTTGCATATTTGTTTTCCGCAATGTTACATTTCAACTCATTGTATTTTTTAATTACACTTGTTTTGATAGTAGCATAATCGGCACCAATGGCTTGGTTGTCAGCAATAGTCACAAGGGAGCAGTTGGCACCTGCATCCAATTGAATTTTTGCTCCAATACAAGAATTGATAAGACCAGCAGATACTAAACAGTCTGCTTGTGCTCCAACTGGTGCATGAGGATTTGACACTAAGTAAGTAAGAAGTGTAACATCTTCATTTTTTTTCGTTGAAGACTCAGCACAACCTACAAATGACACTGCAGTCAAAGCTACCATGATTGCCAGGGAGACGAATCCGGATTTTGATTGATTGGATTTCATATTTTATTATTCTCCTTTTCCTTAGAATGTTGCAACGATACCTAAAGTTACACCGTGTTGATGCGATTGAGGTTGCCCTTTTTCGTCAGTGAAAACTTGACCTTTTGCTTGGTCTCTTCTGAGGTCAACTTTGATGATAATGTTGTCTCCGTAGTAGTAAGTAGGTGTGATTGTAAAAGTTTCGGCGCTTCCTAGGTAATACTTGGTGTTGTTATATCCAAGGCTACCCATGTATTGAAGGTCATGTCTTCCTGCAGTGTTGTTACTCACGCCAAGAGGACCACCGTTTCTTGAATCATCAATTCTTTCGTAACGTCCAGCAAGTGCCCACTTATCAGTAAACTTATATCGGAACCACAAACCGTATGTTTTGTAAACACGTTTTGCGTTGCTGTCATCGCGAGTAAGAGATACTTTTGTTGTTCCTGTTCCGTCAACATCAACTTGAGTTGTTGGGTCAGTTAAAGTAGCCGCTGCTCCACTTTTATCCCCTTGAGTATAGTCAAAGGATATAAGAGTTTTGTCGTTTGGAGTGAAGTTCAAAATCACGTTGTTAATCAACCAATAGTCGTTTTGGTAACTAGCACGTTTTGCGTTGATTGGTGTTCCATACACTTCGTTCATCCAATAATCTCCGTTGGATGGTCTTGCGTAAGTAACGTCCACGCCATAAAGTGTGTTCCAAGTTACTTTAAGTTTATCAGGAACAAGGTCATAAGAAACTTGTGTTCCTACCGCTTTATTCTTGTTAATACCATCTTGGTAAACAGACATGTTTCCGTTGTTTACACGGGAAATATCTGAACCTGTTCCACCCACACTATTGTATAGATAAAAACCTAAGTTTAGTCTGTCTGTAACAGCCAAGTTTGCTCTCGCACCAGTGTTGATGAAGGGGATTGTGTTAAAGAATATGTAACCTATCGTGTAAGTTGGGTTATCCTTTGATTCCAAAAGTTCATAACCAATGTGAGTGGCCATTTTACCCATATCAACAGTCATACCTTTTAATACTGGGAAATAAAATGAAACATATGCTTGTTGGAGCATGTTCATGTTCACAGTACCATTGGTTTGGTTGTAAGGTGCTTCTTGATAGACGTTGTTTTGACCGTTTTGGAAAACAGTTCTAAAACCCCAAGGGCTATCTTTGTCCGCAATTTTTTGCAAATCTAGTGCTGCTGCTGCGACACCGAATTGTTTATTTTGCGTGTTGAAAGTGCCTGTAGTATCACGTTTTGCACCTTCCACGTTGTTTGCAGTATACATATAGAACACATCTACGTAACCGGAAACATTGATCTTATCGTACCAAGATTTTTCTTTTGTCTCGCCTTGAGCAAAAAGTGAACTTGAAACGAGAAGGGCAACCGAAGTTGCGAGAAGAGTATATTTATTTCTCATTTGCCATTTCTCCTATGTGAACTTGTTGTGCAAGTTGTGTACCAGGTTGGCGGATTCAAACCCGGCTTAAGGAAGAAAAAAATAGAAACAGTGTATTTGAATGGGTTCTAGAGGAAAAAAAATTAGTTTTTGATTAATAAAGAAACAATCCCAGGTTTAAAGGGGAAAGGAACTAGAAATTAATTGATCAAATTGCTTATTAAATCAGCAGAGTGACGTAATAGTCTAGAATATTCATTTTCTTTAGGCGACTGTAGGACAAGGTCTAGGAGCTGGTTTAGAATGATTCCATAATTAGTTTTGGGCAAATCAGGGAAGGATTCGGAGAGATGGTTCCCGTTGAAGAGCAAATCTGTGAGGAGGAGGGGTGGGTTTTCTTCCCAAATCCGGATCATCTCTGAGGTATTTGCTCCAAAGATGGGGCTCAAGTTTTGGATGAATTGGGAATCTACTGGAATACGTTTTTGGAAATGGCGTTTAACGGGCGCTAAATAGTCTTTTTTTAAAAGAAAGGAATCAGTCGTATTTAAATTCTGTTTTGTTTCCCATCGCGATAAAAATTCAAAAAACAACAGACAGTCTTTGGTATTTTGACCAGAGAATTTTAATGTCCTTAATATGGTTTCTAAATCTTTAGACGGAATTTCTCCGAGTAATGCATAAAAGGCAAATGCCAATTGCATTCCTGTTAACTCTTTAGAGATTGTATCCAATCGTTCTAAAATAGGTTTGTTAGGAACAAGTCTGTTGGAAAGATTTGTTAGAAAAATTTGAAAGATATTTTCTTCTGCTAACAATTGGATCATTCTAGAAGGTTTTGATCCTAAAAAGGATTTTAAAACCTCATCTTGAAATCGTTCTAAAGAAATTTTTTTTGTAATATGTTTGGTTTGATGAATTGCGTTTTTTGTTTCTCTTTCAATGATAAAATCCAAAGTACTTGCAAATCTTAAAGCTCGAATCGGGCGTAAACCATCTTCGGTAAATCTTTTGATAGGATCACCAATCGTACGAATGGTTTTTTGTTCGATGTCTTTCTGTCCAAAATGTTCATCCACAAGAACACCTGTTTTGATATCGAATGCTAATCCATTCATTGTAAAATCTCTTCGTTTCAGATCTTCAGATAATGTAGTTCCGAATTCTACATGGTCTGGCCTTCTACCGTCAGTATAATCTTTGTCGATTCGGTAGGTTGTAATTTCATAATTGATTTTATCCAAAACAACTGTGACAGTACCGTGGTCAATTCCGGTATCGATGACAGTTCGAAAGAGTCGTTTGACTTGGTTTGGTTCTGCATTTGTAGTTAGGTCAAACTCTTTTGGTGTTTGGCCCATTACCAAATCTCTGACAGATCCACCAACAAGGTAACATTCAAAACCTGCATCTTTCAATGCAGAGTCAATTTGAAATAGATGTTTTAAGTTTTGATCGGGAACTAAGGATTGAATGTCTATTGGCAATTTCTACATTTGCCTCTAAAAACAATTTCAACGGATTCTGTGGAAAAACCTTTTAATTGTTTGGCGGAAGGAATTCCGTTCCAAGGATCATCGATACATTCGATTTTACCACAATTATTACAGATAAGGTGGCCGTGTGCTTTGGATACAATATGGTTCCCATCAGACTTTAACTCAAAATAGGTGACACGATCTGTGGAATGAAGGGAGTTTAAAAGATTTTTTTCTTCTAAATCAGATAAGGCGCGGTAGATGGTGACACGATCCCAAGACTCCTCTTTGGGGAGTTTTTCCATGATTTCCTGATGGTTTAACGGTCTAGGAGAATCTTGCAGAATCGACAAAACATGTTCTCGGTTTTTGGTAACCTTAAGTCCGATTTTTTTTAGAATTTGAGAAGGATCTCCAGCCATGATTTGTTTATCCTGTGGTGGGCGAAGATTGTCTATTCTAAAATCACGTTTGTTTTCCAGATTTCCCAGTACCGAATTCCCATTCGAGTATGAACTTGTAGAAACTCTTCAATTTGTATTCCTTTGTTTTTTTCAACAATCACAGGAGCAATGCCTAAATCTAACCTTCGGTTGAGAATAGTGTCGATTTCTTCCTTTGCTAATTGAGTTACCTTTTCGCAGACTTCTTTTCTCTCGATGAGTTGGGTTTTGTTTTTTTCGCAGAATGTTGCCGACTGGAAAGAGGATCCCGATTCTAACAAATCATCTAACTGGCGAGTGGCCGATTTTTTACAATTGTATAAAAACAGGATTAGAATCAAAAAGGAAAATAGATTCAGGAAATTCTGCATTTGGTCAATCAATCCTTTGCATCTTGGGCAAGATTTGCTAGTTGGTCTGCTCTGGTGTTTTGTTCACGCGGAACATATTGGATTTCAAAATTTTGAAAGGATGTTTTTAAAGACTCGCATTTGTTTTTAAAAACAAGTAAGTCTTTATTTTTAACTTTATATTCACCTTTCATTTGTTTGACGACAAGTTCTGAATCCAATCGAAATCTGATTTTCTTGATATTCTGTTTAATGGCTTCTTCCATTCCGCGAAACAGGGCCTGCCATTCTGCCACATTGTTCGTCGCGGTTCCAATTTTTTCAGATAAAAAAAAGAATTCGATTCCATCATTGTTTTGGAAGGAAACCCCAATGGCAGCTGGACCTGGATTTCCGCGGGAACTACCGTCACAATAAATGAAGGTGGTATCTTTCGTTGACATAGCCGACAGTCTTTTTTGTGTTCTCTCTTCAACCAATCAAAAACACGAACTGAATTTAAAAAAAACATTTGGATTCTGATTTATTAAGGACTTTTTCGGCGGGCCGTGGTAGATGGAGCGTATTGGGTGGCGGGTGGATAACCCCACCCAGTCTAGATAGGGCGGGGACATCTACCTAAAAATCCCAACCTCCCCTAAAAAAGGAAATTCCATGACCGAACGGGGATTTGGTGCCCTTACCATGTTTGAAAACCGCCTTCGCAAACTAAAGAAGGAACGCGAAAAATGGGCAAAACGAGAATCAGTTGAATGTTACCGAATTTATTCAGAAGACATTCCTCAAGTATCTTGTATTTTAGATCGTTATCCCAGAGGTTTTGTTTTATATGATAAAAGTTCCTTACGATTTCAGGCAGAAGAAGGCCATGACGAAAGGTTTGATCGTATCGCTTCTATTGTTCGCGATGTATTCCAAATACCCGAAGATCAATTATTTTTAAAAAGACGTAAAAAACAAAAGGGTTTAGACCAGTATGATAAATTATCCATCGAAGGGAACTTTGAATGGGTTAAAGAATCCGATTTGGAATTTAGAATCAACCTTTCTGATTATTTAGACACGGGCCTTTTTTTAGACCACCGTACCACACGAGATTGGATCAGAAAGGCTTCAAAAGGAAAATCCATACTCAACTTATTTTCTTATACAGGTGCATTTTCCGTTTATGCTGCGTCAGGTGGTGCCCAAAAAACCAAAAGTATAGATCTTTCTAAAACTTATTGTGAATGGGCGTTAAAAAATTTAGAACACAATGGATTCAAATCAGCGAATCATCAAATCGTAAATGCTGATATTTTACAATGGGTGGAAGAGGAAACAAAAAATCCTAACCGGGAACGATATGATTTAATTTTTTTAGACCCACCAACATTCTCTAATAGTAAAAAAATGTTTGAGGAATGGGATGTACAAACTAAACACAGAAACCTTCTTTTGTTATTATTAACAAAGTTTTTAACTGATGATGGAGAAATTTGGTTCTCTACAAACTTTCGAAAGTTTAAAATGGAAGTGGCAGACGAAGAATGGAACCAACGTGGGTTTCAGTGTACGAATCGTACGAAAGAATCCATCCCAAAAGATTTTCGGGATGAAAAAATCCACCAGTTATTTTTAATCCAACCAGAACCTAAGGATTGAATTTTAATATTTAACAAAAGGGTCAATACGTTCGGCAAGGATCCTTCTGTTTTCGCCCGACTGTAAAGATAGAATTCCTCTCATAATGGCTTGGCGTTCGTTACTATCTTGTTTGGCGATTACTTTAAGTTGATTGGAAATGGGTAATAAAATTAAGTTGGCAAATGAAATTCCATAGAAGGTTGCAATAAAAGCCGTAGCAATTCCTTGCCCGAGAACTTTGGTTCCTCCATCTAGATTTTCAAGGACAGTCACAAGCCCAAGAACCGTTCCTATAATTCCCACTGTTGGCGAAAATCCAGCAGCGGTTTCGAAGACTTTTGCTGATTTTAAATCGTTTTTTTCTTCTTCCTCATGGGCTTCCCATAAAATTTCTTCAATGGTTCTTGGGTCGGAACCATCCACAATCAATTGAATTCCTTTTTGTAAAAATGGATTATCCAATTTTTTGGCTTCATCTTCCAAAGATAAAAGTCCATCTTTTCTAGCCTTTTCCCAAAACCGAAAGAAAACAAGTTTGAGATCATTTTCTTTTTTTCTAGAAAGGACAAATTTGACGTCTGTAACTGCTTTTGTGACTTGGGATATGGAATAGGATGCAAATGTAGCACCTAACGTTCCTCCGACGATGAGTAACATGGCAGGTAAATGAAAGAATGA
Coding sequences:
- a CDS encoding outer membrane beta-barrel protein; translated protein: MRNKYTLLATSVALLVSSSLFAQGETKEKSWYDKINVSGYVDVFYMYTANNVEGAKRDTTGTFNTQNKQFGVAAAALDLQKIADKDSPWGFRTVFQNGQNNVYQEAPYNQTNGTVNMNMLQQAYVSFYFPVLKGMTVDMGKMATHIGYELLESKDNPTYTIGYIFFNTIPFINTGARANLAVTDRLNLGFYLYNSVGGTGSDISRVNNGNMSVYQDGINKNKAVGTQVSYDLVPDKLKVTWNTLYGVDVTYARPSNGDYWMNEVYGTPINAKRASYQNDYWLINNVILNFTPNDKTLISFDYTQGDKSGAAATLTDPTTQVDVDGTGTTKVSLTRDDSNAKRVYKTYGLWFRYKFTDKWALAGRYERIDDSRNGGPLGVSNNTAGRHDLQYMGSLGYNNTKYYLGSAETFTITPTYYYGDNIIIKVDLRRDQAKGQVFTDEKGQPQSHQHGVTLGIVATF
- a CDS encoding CCA tRNA nucleotidyltransferase; translation: MPIDIQSLVPDQNLKHLFQIDSALKDAGFECYLVGGSVRDLVMGQTPKEFDLTTNAEPNQVKRLFRTVIDTGIDHGTVTVVLDKINYEITTYRIDKDYTDGRRPDHVEFGTTLSEDLKRRDFTMNGLAFDIKTGVLVDEHFGQKDIEQKTIRTIGDPIKRFTEDGLRPIRALRFASTLDFIIERETKNAIHQTKHITKKISLERFQDEVLKSFLGSKPSRMIQLLAEENIFQIFLTNLSNRLVPNKPILERLDTISKELTGMQLAFAFYALLGEIPSKDLETILRTLKFSGQNTKDCLLFFEFLSRWETKQNLNTTDSFLLKKDYLAPVKRHFQKRIPVDSQFIQNLSPIFGANTSEMIRIWEENPPLLLTDLLFNGNHLSESFPDLPKTNYGIILNQLLDLVLQSPKENEYSRLLRHSADLISNLIN
- a CDS encoding Fur family transcriptional regulator, which gives rise to MAGDPSQILKKIGLKVTKNREHVLSILQDSPRPLNHQEIMEKLPKEESWDRVTIYRALSDLEEKNLLNSLHSTDRVTYFELKSDGNHIVSKAHGHLICNNCGKIECIDDPWNGIPSAKQLKGFSTESVEIVFRGKCRNCQ
- a CDS encoding ribonuclease HI family protein — encoded protein: MSTKDTTFIYCDGSSRGNPGPAAIGVSFQNNDGIEFFFLSEKIGTATNNVAEWQALFRGMEEAIKQNIKKIRFRLDSELVVKQMKGEYKVKNKDLLVFKNKCESLKTSFQNFEIQYVPREQNTRADQLANLAQDAKD
- a CDS encoding class I SAM-dependent methyltransferase, with amino-acid sequence MTERGFGALTMFENRLRKLKKEREKWAKRESVECYRIYSEDIPQVSCILDRYPRGFVLYDKSSLRFQAEEGHDERFDRIASIVRDVFQIPEDQLFLKRRKKQKGLDQYDKLSIEGNFEWVKESDLEFRINLSDYLDTGLFLDHRTTRDWIRKASKGKSILNLFSYTGAFSVYAASGGAQKTKSIDLSKTYCEWALKNLEHNGFKSANHQIVNADILQWVEEETKNPNRERYDLIFLDPPTFSNSKKMFEEWDVQTKHRNLLLLLLTKFLTDDGEIWFSTNFRKFKMEVADEEWNQRGFQCTNRTKESIPKDFRDEKIHQLFLIQPEPKD
- a CDS encoding motility protein A is translated as MIHSTILGILAAVLSVFVAILIEGASLRSFFHLPAMLLIVGGTLGATFASYSISQVTKAVTDVKFVLSRKKENDLKLVFFRFWEKARKDGLLSLEDEAKKLDNPFLQKGIQLIVDGSDPRTIEEILWEAHEEEEKNDLKSAKVFETAAGFSPTVGIIGTVLGLVTVLENLDGGTKVLGQGIATAFIATFYGISFANLILLPISNQLKVIAKQDSNERQAIMRGILSLQSGENRRILAERIDPFVKY